The proteins below are encoded in one region of Misgurnus anguillicaudatus chromosome 24, ASM2758022v2, whole genome shotgun sequence:
- the LOC129438945 gene encoding uncharacterized protein, which produces MHIISSCIILFMMILNILCEKNKEWNISFTPAEVTAVAGLCVVIPCTFTNPNEAKPENLQLYQCTDGTQCAEVTENTKVMKFETGKNKCNININNIKAGDEGEYATRVEGDPSHTYRPRFKIIIQDKPVINNPPLKEGEQANLSCSAPAPCPETPPEITWRINLNKKNIKLKEITFTTSQGFYVATLTFMPTADLHNATVECEARCGNTIISTNKTIEVKLNELKTNPTANTIAKVTAEHRDQTMNPTESQNATGNNKGVSNLEDFFQSLGLSRVHTFLVGIAISAVFFSVVLCCWVSCNRTKKPEVLAVPPDSAVHLEAGLRHLTDCFLYFLIKKHNEACTISCVDVVQTNIDSAVNGEQTNEETPLQNQFDVEMSSTQVEMTGPAEENEAGGADPNVDYAAIDYSLLKKKPEEEDEETANTDYAEIKRDTKGRTTPQNQDEQVEISNEGSENQKQNEGEEGLYSNSQELESLAEYPKFP; this is translated from the exons ATGCATATCATCTCAAGCTGTATAATCCTCTTTATGatgatattaaatattttgt GTGAAAAAAACAAGGAATGGAACATCAGCTTCACTCCAGCAGAAGTGACTGCAGTAGCAGGATTATGTGTTGTCATTCCATGTACCTTCACTAATCCAAATGAAGCAAAGCCGGAGAACCTGCAGTTGTATCAGTGTACAGACGGAACCCAATGTGCTGAAGTAACAGAGAACACAAAAGTTATGAAGTTTGAAACAGGCAAAAACAAATGCAACatcaatataaacaatatcaaaGCAGGAGATGAAGGAGAATATGCGACCAGAGTGGAGGGAGATCCGTCACACACATACAGACCCAGATTTAAAATCATCATTCAAG ATAAGCCTGTAATAAACAATCCTCCTCTCAAAGAAGGCGAGCAGGCAAATCTGAGCTGTTCAGCTCCTGCTCCATGCCCTGAAACACCTCCTGAAATCACATGGCGGAtcaatctaaataaaaaaaacatcaaattgaAAGAGATCACATTTACAACCTCCCAAGGCTTTTACGTCGCAACTTTGACCTTCATGCCAACCGCTGACTTACACAATGCAACTGTTGAATGTGAAGCAAGATGTGGAAACACAATCATCAGTACCAATAAGACCATAGAAGTGAAAT TaaatgaattaaaaacaaatccGACAGCCAACACAATAGCCAAAGTCACTGCTGAACATCGAGATCAGACCATGAATCCTACAGAGTCACAGAATGCCACTGGAAATAATAAAG GTGTAAGTAATTTAGAAGATTTTTTTCAAAGTCTGGGGCTGTCAAGAGTACACACGTTTTTGGTGGGAATCGCAATTTCAGCAGTCTTCTTCTCTGTGGTGTTGTGTTGTTGGGTGTCTTGCAACAG AACCAAAAAACCTGAAGTGCTGGCCGTACCACCAGACTCTGCAGTTCATTTGGAGGCAGGTTTAAGACATTTAActgattgttttttatattttttaataaaaaaacataatgagGCCTGTACTATTTCCTGTGTtgat GTGGTGCAAACGAACATAGATTCGGCTGTGAACGGTGAACAGACAAATGAAGAGACGCCTCTTCAAAACCAATTTGATGTAGAGATGTCAAGCACACAGGTGGAGATGACAGGTCCAGCAGAGGAGAATGAAGCAGGTGGGGCAGATCCAAATGTTGATTATGCTGCAATCGATTACTCGCTTCTGAAGAAGAAACCTGAAGAGGAAGACGAGGAGACAGCCAACACAGACTATGCAGAGATCAAAAGGGATACAAAAGGAAGAACAACCCCTCAGAATCAAGATGAACAAGTTGAAATATCTAATGAAGGATCCGAAAACCAGAAACAGAATGAGGGCGAGGAGGGGCTTTATTCAAATTCTCAGGAATTGGAAAGTTTGGCGGAATATCCAAAGTTCCCCTGA